Proteins from a single region of Haloterrigena alkaliphila:
- a CDS encoding universal stress protein has product MFDTVVVATDGSESVKRAVDVALDLADRFDAEVHALSVVDASEVDASPQQLRDELRTALETTADAALATVEERADEGLEIDTAVREGRPAGEICEYAREIDADLIATGTRGRHGENRLLLGSVAERIVRTSPVPVLTVRQLETTDDAAPADDAAADATSSV; this is encoded by the coding sequence ATGTTCGATACGGTCGTGGTCGCCACCGACGGCTCGGAGAGCGTCAAGCGGGCCGTCGACGTCGCGCTCGACCTCGCGGACCGGTTCGACGCCGAGGTGCACGCCCTCTCGGTCGTCGACGCCAGCGAGGTCGACGCCTCTCCCCAGCAGCTCCGGGACGAACTCCGTACCGCGCTCGAGACCACCGCCGACGCCGCGCTCGCGACCGTCGAGGAGCGGGCCGACGAGGGCCTCGAGATCGACACCGCCGTCCGGGAGGGCCGACCGGCGGGCGAGATCTGCGAGTACGCCCGCGAGATCGACGCCGACCTGATCGCGACCGGCACCCGCGGCCGCCACGGCGAGAACCGCCTCCTGCTGGGCAGCGTCGCCGAACGCATCGTGCGGACCTCGCCCGTCCCCGTGCTGACGGTGCGACAACTCGAGACCACCGACGACGCTGCCCCGGCGGACGACGCTGCCGCCGACGCGACCAGTTCCGTCTGA
- a CDS encoding universal stress protein, whose amino-acid sequence MVASEPVTVDTVLAPVDGSEESATAVEYAVAVADRYDASVHALYVLGRGVVQGMNAGTLEEDTVAEDTQGFFADVGTIADEAGVSLVTSVDDGFSQTRKTRHPGNVVLDTADAIDADFIVLPREPVTETASAEVLEKVAEYVLSYASQPVLSV is encoded by the coding sequence ATGGTCGCCAGTGAGCCGGTTACCGTCGACACGGTCCTCGCGCCGGTCGACGGGAGCGAGGAGTCCGCCACCGCCGTCGAGTACGCCGTCGCCGTCGCCGACCGGTACGACGCCTCGGTCCACGCCCTGTACGTGCTCGGGCGGGGCGTCGTGCAGGGGATGAACGCCGGGACGCTCGAGGAAGATACCGTCGCGGAGGACACGCAGGGCTTCTTCGCGGACGTCGGCACGATCGCGGACGAGGCGGGCGTGTCGCTCGTGACCTCCGTCGACGACGGCTTCTCCCAGACGCGCAAGACGCGCCACCCCGGGAACGTCGTCCTCGACACCGCCGACGCCATCGACGCCGACTTCATCGTGCTGCCCAGAGAACCCGTCACCGAGACCGCCTCGGCCGAGGTGCTCGAGAAGGTCGCCGAGTACGTGCTTTCCTACGCGAGCCAACCCGTACTTTCGGTCTGA
- a CDS encoding GNAT family N-acetyltransferase, protein MVGTRQYPDEPSGPFPSPPTTREDREGRSIEIRALEAFDDALEDVVEMYVQFSPEDRAQGIPPTGEDRIRNWLETIGGDSVNVVAYHDESAVGHAMLVPDTEDPSAIEDNADIEWELAIFVLQDYQRAGIGTQLLEHLLGHAADVGIERVWLTVERWNNPAIALYERVGFESTGTESFEQEMAIRLSDSN, encoded by the coding sequence ATGGTCGGAACGCGACAGTATCCGGACGAGCCGTCCGGACCGTTCCCCTCGCCGCCGACGACCCGGGAGGACCGGGAGGGGCGCTCGATCGAGATCCGGGCCCTCGAGGCGTTCGACGACGCCCTCGAGGACGTCGTCGAGATGTACGTCCAGTTCAGTCCCGAGGACCGGGCCCAGGGGATCCCCCCGACCGGCGAAGACCGCATCCGCAACTGGCTCGAGACGATCGGCGGCGACAGCGTCAACGTCGTCGCTTATCACGACGAGTCCGCCGTCGGTCACGCGATGCTCGTCCCCGACACCGAGGACCCGTCGGCGATCGAGGACAACGCCGACATCGAGTGGGAACTCGCGATCTTCGTCCTGCAGGACTACCAGCGGGCCGGGATCGGGACGCAACTGCTCGAGCACCTGCTGGGCCACGCGGCCGACGTCGGGATCGAACGCGTCTGGCTGACCGTCGAGCGCTGGAACAACCCGGCGATCGCCCTCTACGAGCGGGTCGGCTTCGAGTCGACCGGCACCGAGAGCTTCGAACAGGAGATGGCGATTCGGCTGTCGGACTCGAACTGA
- a CDS encoding universal stress protein, producing MNVLVGLVGSDESLKTLRQTIDRTREVGDDLTVAIVEKPESKRSQEEMRTKAAELLSEGDVEAETVTLEGDPGSALVDYAEQGEFDQLVIGGGTLSPMGKIQLGPITEFVLLNAPTTVKLVR from the coding sequence ATGAACGTGTTAGTGGGTCTCGTCGGGAGCGACGAATCGCTCAAAACGCTCCGGCAGACGATCGATCGCACGCGCGAAGTCGGCGACGACCTCACCGTCGCCATCGTCGAGAAACCCGAATCCAAACGCTCGCAGGAGGAAATGCGGACGAAAGCGGCCGAACTGCTCTCGGAGGGCGACGTCGAGGCGGAGACCGTCACGCTCGAGGGCGACCCCGGGAGCGCGCTGGTCGACTACGCCGAACAAGGCGAGTTCGATCAACTGGTCATCGGGGGCGGAACCCTGAGCCCGATGGGAAAGATTCAGCTGGGGCCGATCACCGAGTTCGTCCTGCTGAACGCCCCGACGACCGTCAAACTGGTGCGATAA
- a CDS encoding ATP-binding protein: MSDAALDVVEFLLTTSIYSDDRTLDENDLPPSYRRVFWTGGVEDDGDGGSERKPAGISRPLSVTTGTAREATEVDRPWEAVSDLMFTERDEFSGTITLAQQEMAEQWFAERVDDERLRENPTLAKHFTNHEEFGEQFDVTHEEAREANRPIQADRVWIDGLLEEYFDEEDDEEMLDLVEVRAPEEVEMSLDDLVLTEDQENELDKIAKAIEHRDYLSNIGLREIGKLLFVGPPGTGKTSTAQALAQDMDLPFVEVKLSMITSQYLGETAKNVDKTFEVAKRLSPCILFIDEFDFVAKTRSSDEHAALKRAVNTLLKSIDNISLIEDDVLLIGATNHPDQLDDAAWRRFDEIINFPKPDHGMRADILDVITRRMEIDEFDPQLVAEVTEGLTGSDLRMVLREAVLEALTEDRTTLTQQDLLNAVEEFEERDTLKNMDMMGGDHDALVAGGDLGKASDGGEPSGHDHDHDHDH; the protein is encoded by the coding sequence ATGAGTGATGCGGCGCTCGATGTCGTGGAGTTCCTGCTCACGACGAGCATATATTCGGACGACAGGACGCTGGACGAGAACGATCTGCCGCCGTCGTACCGCCGCGTGTTCTGGACCGGCGGCGTCGAGGACGACGGCGACGGCGGCTCGGAGCGAAAACCGGCCGGCATCAGTCGCCCGCTCTCGGTGACGACCGGGACGGCCCGCGAGGCGACCGAAGTCGACCGCCCCTGGGAGGCCGTCTCGGATCTGATGTTCACCGAGCGCGACGAGTTCTCGGGGACGATCACCCTCGCCCAGCAGGAGATGGCCGAGCAGTGGTTCGCCGAGCGCGTCGACGACGAGCGACTGCGCGAGAACCCGACGCTGGCGAAACACTTCACGAACCACGAGGAGTTCGGCGAGCAGTTCGACGTCACCCACGAGGAAGCGCGGGAGGCGAACCGACCGATTCAGGCCGACCGGGTCTGGATCGACGGCCTGCTCGAGGAGTACTTCGACGAGGAGGACGACGAGGAGATGCTCGACCTCGTCGAGGTCCGCGCGCCCGAGGAGGTCGAGATGTCCCTCGACGACCTCGTGCTCACCGAGGATCAGGAGAACGAACTCGACAAGATCGCGAAGGCGATCGAACACCGCGACTACCTCTCGAACATCGGCCTGCGCGAGATCGGCAAACTGCTGTTCGTCGGGCCGCCGGGCACCGGGAAGACCTCGACCGCGCAGGCGCTGGCCCAGGACATGGATCTGCCCTTCGTCGAGGTCAAACTCTCGATGATCACGAGCCAGTACTTAGGCGAGACGGCCAAAAACGTCGACAAGACCTTCGAGGTCGCCAAGCGGCTCTCGCCGTGCATTCTCTTTATCGACGAGTTCGACTTCGTCGCCAAGACCCGCAGCAGCGACGAACACGCCGCCTTGAAGCGGGCGGTCAACACCCTGCTCAAGAGCATCGACAACATCTCGCTCATCGAGGACGACGTCCTGCTGATCGGCGCGACGAACCACCCCGATCAACTGGACGACGCCGCCTGGCGGCGCTTCGACGAGATCATCAACTTCCCCAAACCCGACCACGGCATGCGGGCTGACATCCTCGACGTCATCACCCGGCGCATGGAGATCGACGAGTTCGATCCACAGCTCGTCGCCGAGGTCACCGAGGGGCTGACCGGCAGCGACCTCCGGATGGTGCTCCGGGAGGCCGTCCTCGAGGCGCTGACCGAGGACCGGACGACGCTGACCCAGCAGGATCTCCTCAACGCCGTCGAGGAGTTCGAGGAGCGGGACACGCTGAAGAACATGGACATGATGGGCGGCGACCACGACGCGCTGGTCGCGGGCGGTGATCTCGGGAAGGCCAGTGACGGGGGAGAGCCGAGCGGCCACGACCACGACCACGACCACGATCACTGA
- a CDS encoding PHP domain-containing protein, producing the protein MRDFHTHTNYSDGGFLKGMADAAGEAGLEGIGFTDHCTISAREQPATVRSVYGFNLDLTYERRRRAIETQREREDVSVEIYDGVEMDYDPRDEAEIREFLEEANFDYAIGSVHAVDGLNVQVPSNFADMTDAELDAIVDGYFENLVSLVESDLFDVAAHLDLIERTPPLRGRATTDHYERVARALADSRTIPEINAGRAIADTAIVHPVESFLETLREYDVPVTVGSDSHRPSEIGDRVEFLEEYLAKRGLEPVTPPGLE; encoded by the coding sequence ATGAGGGATTTCCACACGCACACGAACTACTCCGACGGGGGGTTTCTGAAGGGGATGGCCGACGCGGCCGGGGAGGCGGGCCTCGAGGGGATCGGCTTCACCGATCACTGTACGATCTCCGCTCGCGAGCAACCCGCGACCGTCCGGAGCGTCTACGGCTTCAATCTGGATCTGACCTACGAGCGCCGGCGGCGGGCGATCGAGACCCAGCGCGAGCGCGAGGACGTCTCGGTCGAGATCTACGACGGCGTCGAGATGGACTACGACCCCCGCGACGAGGCCGAGATTCGGGAGTTCCTCGAGGAAGCGAACTTCGACTACGCGATCGGCAGCGTCCACGCCGTCGACGGACTGAACGTGCAGGTGCCGAGCAATTTCGCGGACATGACCGACGCGGAACTGGACGCGATCGTCGACGGCTACTTCGAAAATCTCGTCTCGCTCGTCGAGTCGGACCTGTTCGACGTCGCGGCCCACCTCGATCTGATCGAGCGGACGCCGCCGCTCCGCGGCCGGGCGACGACGGACCACTACGAACGCGTGGCCAGAGCGCTGGCCGACTCGCGGACGATTCCCGAGATCAACGCCGGCCGAGCGATCGCCGACACGGCGATCGTCCACCCCGTCGAATCCTTCCTCGAGACGCTGCGGGAGTACGACGTCCCCGTCACCGTCGGCTCGGACTCCCACCGGCCGAGCGAGATCGGTGATCGCGTGGAATTCCTCGAGGAGTACCTCGCGAAGCGGGGCCTCGAACCGGTGACGCCGCCGGGACTCGAGTGA
- a CDS encoding nucleotidyltransferase domain-containing protein has protein sequence MSEATPHERASDVFATRAQERHGDTIRRLVVFGSTARGDTHGDSDVDVFLVLENEECEAQLRNLAYDIGLEYDVVFSVHALSVEQFESRNDHPFIRTVLEEGRAYA, from the coding sequence ATGAGTGAGGCCACTCCGCACGAACGCGCGTCGGACGTGTTCGCGACGCGGGCACAGGAGCGCCACGGGGATACGATTCGACGACTCGTGGTTTTCGGCAGTACCGCTCGCGGCGATACGCACGGCGACTCTGACGTCGACGTGTTCCTGGTCCTCGAAAACGAGGAGTGTGAAGCGCAACTCAGGAACCTCGCGTACGATATCGGTCTCGAGTACGACGTCGTTTTCTCGGTTCACGCGCTCTCCGTCGAGCAGTTCGAATCGCGCAACGATCACCCGTTCATCCGAACGGTACTCGAAGAAGGACGAGCGTATGCGTGA
- a CDS encoding HEPN domain-containing protein — MREYAAEEIEKATVALSDAQVLMKGNGTDTAVVNRLYCACFHAATGALYAFGEDPNSHRGTIALFGSQLVVDGPATRDDGRFLNRMKDYREQADYGYDDITADTDALYTRTEAFVDSMKTIVEQRGDGEPCA, encoded by the coding sequence ATGCGTGAATACGCGGCCGAGGAAATCGAAAAAGCGACTGTAGCGCTTTCCGATGCGCAGGTCCTGATGAAAGGAAATGGCACCGATACTGCGGTCGTCAATCGATTGTACTGTGCGTGCTTTCACGCGGCAACGGGGGCATTGTACGCGTTCGGCGAGGATCCGAACTCTCATCGCGGGACGATCGCGTTGTTCGGATCCCAGCTCGTCGTGGACGGTCCCGCGACCAGAGATGACGGACGATTTCTGAATCGAATGAAGGACTATCGAGAACAGGCGGATTACGGATACGACGACATCACTGCGGATACTGACGCCCTGTATACGCGCACCGAGGCTTTCGTCGATTCGATGAAAACGATCGTCGAACAGCGAGGTGACGGCGAACCGTGCGCGTAA
- a CDS encoding MBL fold metallo-hydrolase translates to MRVTLLGTGDTTGTPTVGCDCDTCEAARERGVERTRFSVHVENERLDESLLIDFSPDFRYQFLREEVPLPDAAVITHIHFDHLDGLGNVFRILDSLDVYAADETDPETGKSVAETVRDDYHYLEPLEVHPTTPRETISVCGLEVTLVPVEHPPLVCYGLAVEDPVTGAKLSLTGDTSYNVPEASREVLADPDLLLADAIVPAHLCEYHPIGGRHETDDGVPRTFGTKHMTREGALELADELRADRTRLVHLAHYYPADEAFEEPLAVDGETYVL, encoded by the coding sequence GTGCGCGTAACCCTCCTCGGCACCGGCGACACCACCGGCACGCCGACCGTCGGCTGCGACTGCGACACCTGCGAGGCCGCCCGCGAGCGCGGCGTCGAGCGCACCCGCTTTTCCGTCCACGTCGAGAACGAGCGGCTCGACGAGTCGCTGCTGATCGACTTCAGCCCCGACTTCCGCTACCAGTTCCTCCGCGAGGAGGTTCCGCTGCCGGACGCCGCCGTCATCACGCACATCCACTTCGACCACCTCGACGGACTGGGCAACGTCTTCCGCATCCTCGACTCGCTGGACGTGTACGCGGCCGACGAGACCGACCCCGAAACGGGCAAGAGCGTCGCCGAGACGGTCCGCGACGACTACCACTACCTCGAGCCCCTCGAGGTCCACCCGACGACGCCCCGCGAGACGATTTCGGTCTGCGGGCTGGAGGTGACGCTGGTCCCTGTCGAACACCCGCCGCTGGTCTGTTACGGCCTCGCGGTCGAGGACCCCGTGACGGGCGCGAAACTGTCGCTCACCGGCGATACGAGCTACAACGTACCCGAGGCGTCCCGCGAGGTGCTGGCCGATCCCGACCTGCTGCTGGCCGACGCCATCGTGCCCGCCCACCTCTGTGAGTACCACCCCATCGGCGGCCGCCACGAGACCGACGACGGCGTTCCGCGGACGTTCGGGACCAAACACATGACTCGAGAGGGGGCGCTCGAGTTGGCCGACGAGTTGCGCGCCGACCGGACGCGACTGGTCCACCTCGCGCACTACTATCCGGCCGACGAGGCGTTCGAGGAGCCGCTGGCAGTCGACGGCGAGACGTACGTCCTGTAG
- a CDS encoding DUF5787 family protein: MSEFAFELELCARLEERQEGVVARQLGASVADPGGRILDVVCVEPGPEFDDRVAITGESIPDAAIDADVGTGRARYWKDAFDCHPDHARRVTERACEIGFFERERHKSREYVRQVARYPDWYGRIVGIENKPDLGRPGDLEAQLRTDASLALVDEVVLATESYVTRAHLNRIPDAVGVWRVHRPTDPTDADAAPEIEVVREPTQLSVDDPGIEPREFHPGRTDVAVVDRDAKARARRRLAERAYGKGWRTYAFPDCEACRPADGTGATLPYCEWKERVVDAGSECGPSCPGYDPDSEADVDLEAERARRTAWVADPAGTRRRQSGLDQFR, from the coding sequence GTGTCTGAGTTCGCGTTCGAACTCGAACTGTGCGCCCGCCTCGAGGAGCGCCAGGAGGGCGTCGTCGCCCGTCAACTCGGCGCGAGCGTCGCCGATCCGGGCGGTCGGATTCTCGACGTCGTCTGCGTCGAGCCCGGTCCCGAGTTCGACGACCGCGTCGCGATCACGGGCGAATCGATCCCCGACGCGGCGATCGACGCCGACGTGGGAACCGGCCGCGCCCGCTACTGGAAGGACGCCTTCGACTGCCACCCCGATCACGCTCGGCGGGTCACCGAACGGGCCTGCGAGATCGGCTTCTTCGAGCGCGAACGCCACAAGAGCCGGGAGTACGTCCGGCAGGTCGCCCGCTACCCCGACTGGTACGGCCGTATCGTCGGCATCGAGAACAAACCCGACCTCGGCCGGCCGGGGGACCTCGAGGCGCAGTTACGGACCGACGCCAGCCTCGCGCTGGTCGACGAGGTCGTGCTGGCGACCGAGAGCTACGTCACGCGCGCGCACCTGAATCGAATCCCCGATGCGGTCGGCGTCTGGCGCGTCCACCGTCCGACCGATCCGACGGACGCGGACGCGGCGCCGGAGATCGAAGTCGTCCGCGAACCGACGCAACTGTCCGTCGACGACCCCGGAATCGAACCCCGTGAATTTCACCCCGGTCGGACCGACGTCGCCGTCGTCGACCGCGACGCGAAGGCCCGGGCGCGGCGACGCCTCGCCGAACGCGCCTACGGCAAGGGGTGGCGAACCTACGCGTTCCCCGACTGCGAGGCCTGCCGGCCGGCCGACGGGACCGGCGCCACGCTGCCCTACTGCGAGTGGAAGGAGCGCGTCGTCGACGCCGGTTCGGAGTGCGGGCCGTCCTGTCCGGGCTACGATCCCGACTCGGAAGCGGACGTCGACCTCGAGGCCGAGCGCGCCCGCCGGACGGCCTGGGTGGCCGATCCGGCCGGCACGCGACGCCGGCAATCCGGACTCGATCAATTCCGCTAA
- a CDS encoding winged helix-turn-helix domain-containing protein has translation MSKTDASSERESPLECTDCLDPADAFALVGNETRLSILEALWAADEEVVAFSELRREVGMRDSAQFNYHLQQLTDHFVTRVEGSAADEESGGSSDGRSDGGYAFRHAGEKIVRSVIAGSITEDPSIEPFPVEGSCYACGGSLAASYEDEQLAIDCTDCGHGHGEYAFPPGGLNDRTREEVAAAFDQRVRHLHCLAADGVCPECNGRMETTVVEDGHCCLGVGIRVDHECAQCEHTLCSAVGLRLLDHAEVVSFHRERGVSLDERPYWTLPWCVSDEYTRITARDPLRLEVRIPLAGDELRATLDEELTVLETRVDDV, from the coding sequence ATGAGCAAGACGGACGCCTCGAGCGAGCGCGAGAGCCCGCTCGAGTGTACGGACTGTCTGGACCCCGCCGACGCGTTCGCGCTGGTCGGCAACGAGACGCGGCTGTCGATCCTCGAGGCGCTGTGGGCCGCCGACGAGGAGGTCGTGGCGTTCTCCGAACTGCGCCGCGAGGTCGGGATGCGCGATTCGGCCCAGTTCAACTACCACCTCCAGCAGCTGACCGATCACTTCGTCACGCGGGTCGAGGGGTCCGCCGCGGACGAGGAGAGCGGTGGCTCGTCTGACGGTCGGTCCGACGGCGGCTACGCGTTCAGACACGCCGGCGAGAAGATCGTCCGCTCGGTGATCGCGGGCTCGATCACCGAGGACCCGTCGATCGAGCCGTTCCCCGTCGAAGGGAGCTGCTACGCCTGCGGCGGCTCCCTCGCGGCCAGCTACGAGGACGAACAGCTGGCCATCGACTGCACCGACTGCGGCCACGGCCACGGCGAGTACGCGTTCCCGCCGGGCGGGCTGAACGACCGGACCCGGGAGGAGGTCGCGGCGGCGTTCGACCAGCGGGTCCGCCACCTCCACTGTCTGGCCGCCGACGGCGTCTGTCCGGAGTGCAACGGCCGGATGGAGACGACCGTCGTCGAAGATGGCCACTGCTGTCTCGGCGTGGGAATCCGCGTCGATCACGAGTGCGCCCAGTGTGAGCACACGCTCTGCTCTGCGGTCGGCCTGCGGCTGCTCGACCACGCCGAGGTCGTCAGCTTCCACCGCGAGCGCGGCGTCTCGCTCGACGAGCGCCCCTACTGGACCCTCCCGTGGTGCGTCTCCGACGAGTACACGCGGATCACCGCGCGCGACCCGCTCCGGCTCGAGGTGCGGATCCCCCTCGCCGGCGACGAACTCCGCGCGACGCTCGACGAGGAGTTGACCGTCCTCGAGACGCGCGTCGACGACGTCTGA
- a CDS encoding phosphate uptake regulator PhoU has translation METRKVQVTGGSTYTVSLPKGWATENGVSSGSTVEIYSEDDTLLVTPQSETDRQEGSLDVSSLADEQLVRAVLTMYVSGFDVIRLEASRITTDQRRAIRSAVQGLVGVEVVEEGAESVVIQDLLDSSELSIVNAVTRMRLIATSMLEDAVTALVENDDDIAQDVIERDDDVDRLFLVVSRIFRATLRSPRAAEGLGVSREDCFDFHSSARQLERVADHAVKISQLAGKLEAIPDDVAGALLEVHADVATILEQSMDALFAEDPDEATDLGHAALEAVLEIDEHTRTIDDMLRDLEPVQAQSLGLIVDSLSRSADYGGNIAETALQKAAPRP, from the coding sequence ATGGAGACACGCAAGGTCCAGGTGACCGGTGGATCGACGTACACGGTGTCGCTTCCGAAGGGATGGGCGACCGAGAACGGCGTCAGTAGCGGGTCGACCGTGGAAATCTACTCGGAGGACGACACCCTGCTGGTCACGCCCCAGAGCGAGACCGACCGCCAGGAAGGCTCGCTCGACGTCTCCTCGCTCGCGGACGAGCAACTCGTCCGCGCCGTCCTGACGATGTACGTCAGCGGATTCGACGTCATTCGCCTCGAGGCCAGCCGGATCACGACCGACCAGCGGCGGGCGATCCGCAGCGCGGTGCAGGGGCTGGTCGGCGTCGAAGTCGTCGAGGAGGGGGCCGAGAGCGTCGTCATTCAGGACTTGCTCGACTCCTCGGAGCTGTCGATCGTCAACGCGGTCACCCGTATGCGCCTGATCGCGACGTCGATGCTCGAAGACGCGGTCACGGCCCTGGTCGAGAACGACGACGACATCGCCCAGGACGTCATCGAGCGCGACGACGACGTCGACCGGCTCTTCCTCGTCGTCTCGCGGATCTTCCGGGCGACGCTTCGCTCGCCGCGGGCCGCCGAGGGACTGGGCGTCTCCCGCGAGGACTGCTTCGACTTCCACTCGAGCGCCCGCCAGCTCGAGCGCGTCGCCGACCACGCCGTCAAGATCAGCCAGCTCGCTGGCAAACTCGAGGCGATCCCCGACGACGTCGCGGGAGCGTTACTCGAGGTCCACGCCGACGTCGCGACGATCCTCGAGCAGTCGATGGACGCGCTGTTCGCCGAGGATCCCGACGAGGCGACCGATCTCGGTCACGCAGCCCTCGAGGCAGTCCTCGAGATCGACGAACACACCCGGACGATCGACGACATGCTCCGCGACCTCGAACCCGTGCAGGCCCAGTCGCTCGGCTTGATCGTCGACTCGCTCTCTCGAAGCGCCGACTACGGCGGGAACATCGCCGAGACGGCGCTGCAGAAGGCGGCACCCCGTCCCTGA
- the pstB gene encoding phosphate ABC transporter ATP-binding protein PstB, with protein sequence MDGSSTRSVSESIALESRDFDVYYGEDQALRSIDMKIPEGEVTALIGPSGCGKSTFLRSINRMNDLIDVARIDGELYFNGKNVYDDDVDPIALRRRIGMVFQTPNPFPKSIRDNVAFGLRVQDKDEDVDEQVERALKRAALWDEVQDQLDSSGLDLSGGQQQRLCIARAIAPDPEVLLMDEPASALDPIATSKIEDLIEELAEEYTVVIVTHNMQQAARISDKTAVFLTGGELVEFDDTDKIFENPEHDRVEDYISGKFG encoded by the coding sequence ATGGACGGTTCAAGCACGCGATCGGTCTCGGAGTCGATCGCGCTCGAATCGCGCGATTTCGACGTCTACTACGGGGAGGATCAGGCGCTGCGGAGTATTGACATGAAGATTCCCGAAGGGGAGGTGACGGCGCTCATCGGCCCCTCGGGCTGTGGCAAGTCGACGTTCCTGCGGTCGATCAACCGGATGAACGACCTCATCGACGTCGCTCGCATCGACGGGGAACTGTACTTCAACGGGAAGAACGTCTACGACGACGACGTCGACCCGATCGCGCTGCGCCGACGGATCGGGATGGTGTTTCAGACCCCGAACCCCTTCCCCAAGAGTATCCGCGACAACGTCGCCTTCGGACTCCGGGTCCAGGACAAGGACGAGGACGTCGACGAACAGGTCGAGCGCGCGCTGAAGCGGGCCGCGCTCTGGGACGAGGTTCAGGACCAACTGGACTCGAGCGGGCTGGACCTCTCGGGGGGGCAGCAACAGCGCCTCTGCATCGCCCGCGCGATCGCGCCCGACCCCGAGGTGCTCCTGATGGACGAGCCGGCCTCGGCGCTCGACCCGATCGCCACCTCGAAGATCGAGGACCTGATCGAAGAGTTGGCCGAGGAGTACACGGTCGTCATCGTCACCCACAACATGCAACAGGCCGCGCGCATCTCCGACAAGACCGCCGTCTTCCTCACCGGCGGCGAACTCGTCGAGTTCGACGACACCGACAAAATCTTCGAGAACCCCGAACACGACCGCGTCGAGGACTACATCTCCGGCAAGTTCGGCTGA